From Advenella kashmirensis WT001, the proteins below share one genomic window:
- a CDS encoding LexA family protein, producing MKTYLDLLPLVETSASVGLIVCKTPAGFPSPAQDLAVNRIDIGEILVKNPTSTFYLCVKGHSMKEAGIEDGDHLIVDRSLTAKHNSIVIAEIDGDVTVKRLHKKNGVIRLKAANLTYPDIVPVPGQEWMIWGVVTHVIKDML from the coding sequence ATGAAAACCTACCTTGACCTGCTTCCCCTGGTGGAAACCTCGGCCAGTGTTGGGCTGATTGTGTGCAAGACGCCGGCAGGCTTTCCGTCCCCTGCCCAGGATCTGGCCGTGAACCGGATCGACATTGGCGAGATCCTCGTCAAGAACCCTACCTCCACCTTTTACCTGTGCGTCAAAGGCCACTCGATGAAAGAGGCAGGCATTGAAGACGGCGATCATCTGATTGTCGATCGATCCCTGACAGCCAAGCACAACAGCATCGTTATTGCCGAAATCGACGGCGATGTGACAGTAAAACGGCTGCACAAGAAAAACGGTGTGATACGCCTCAAAGCCGCTAACCTCACCTACCCCGACATAGTGCCGGTTCCCGGCCAGGAATGGATGATTTGGGGCGTTGTTACGCACGTTATCAAGGATATGCTATGA
- the parA gene encoding ParA family partition ATPase has product MIISFLNQKGGVGKTTLSINAAYALADQGYKVILADSDPQRSSMAWASVRNNANKPLSFNVIGIDSGSMRETLTRMKQQDGYDFIVIDGAPRMTDLARAAIIISDLVVMPMQASGFDLWATDELKSMIEEAKIYKPEIINAVLLNRVVPNTNLAKDVLADMQENGWTFFDTVIGQRQNFANAATQGLTVFEVPNSKAAQDEILFMVDEILKLKD; this is encoded by the coding sequence ATGATAATTTCATTCCTTAATCAAAAGGGTGGCGTTGGTAAAACCACTCTAAGCATAAATGCAGCCTATGCATTAGCTGACCAAGGGTACAAGGTCATTCTGGCCGACAGTGACCCACAGCGTAGCTCAATGGCTTGGGCTAGCGTTAGAAACAACGCTAATAAGCCGTTATCTTTCAATGTGATTGGCATTGACTCTGGAAGCATGCGCGAAACCTTGACTCGCATGAAGCAACAAGATGGGTACGACTTCATCGTAATTGATGGTGCACCCAGAATGACCGACTTGGCAAGGGCAGCAATCATCATTAGTGATCTAGTCGTTATGCCAATGCAAGCGTCGGGCTTTGATCTATGGGCGACCGATGAACTTAAGTCGATGATTGAAGAAGCAAAAATTTATAAACCGGAAATCATCAATGCCGTGTTGCTAAACCGCGTTGTTCCAAATACGAATTTGGCAAAAGATGTTTTGGCCGATATGCAAGAAAATGGCTGGACCTTTTTCGATACGGTAATTGGCCAGCGACAAAACTTTGCAAACGCTGCCACCCAAGGGCTTACTGTTTTTGAAGTGCCCAACAGTAAAGCTGCTCAGGATGAAATCCTGTTTATGGTCGATGAAATTTTAAAATTGAAGGATTAA
- a CDS encoding VOC family protein yields the protein MIDYLDHLVLTTSNKDTCIYFYTNVLGMTLETFGEGRKAFKFGGQKINLHIKGHEFEPKAHLPVPGSLDLCFITTKSLNEAIEHILKCNWEIESGPITRTGANFPIRSIYLRDPDLNLIEISEKLIS from the coding sequence ATGATTGATTACCTAGACCACCTTGTACTCACCACATCGAACAAAGACACTTGTATTTATTTTTATACCAATGTCCTAGGCATGACGCTGGAAACGTTTGGAGAGGGGCGAAAAGCGTTCAAGTTTGGAGGACAAAAGATTAATTTACATATAAAAGGACACGAATTTGAGCCGAAAGCGCATTTACCCGTACCAGGATCACTGGATCTGTGCTTTATCACTACAAAATCCTTAAACGAGGCTATAGAGCATATTCTGAAATGCAATTGGGAAATTGAATCCGGGCCGATAACCCGTACTGGAGCCAATTTTCCTATTCGTTCTATCTATCTACGGGACCCGGACTTGAATTTGATCGAGATTTCAGAAAAATTGATAAGTTAA
- a CDS encoding MBL fold metallo-hydrolase, protein MNILRPFLYMTLLGVSLNAIGAVTTIAKASTQQTTSSQLHEQSLQVEVFNPGPQAMFPVASELIMGKRDAILVDTQFSAADAQKLVKLVKDSGKRLVTIYISHSDPDYYFGLDVLQKAFPDAQILATPQTVARIEETYEGKLKVWAPKLGANGPKRIVIPEPVQGSTLMLEDQTIKIMDLDGPEPYRSYLWLPSIKTVLGGIPVHGGRHLFMADARTPEAQVNWLKTLDIIRGLGPEVVVPGHFIPGAPQDLRSVDFTSNYIRTFQAEAAKAKNSTELISVMKNKFPNLGSENVLELSAKVVTGEMKW, encoded by the coding sequence ATGAACATTCTCCGCCCTTTTCTCTATATGACCCTTCTTGGTGTCTCTTTAAACGCGATTGGAGCAGTGACAACAATTGCCAAAGCGTCAACTCAACAAACTACGAGTTCTCAACTCCATGAACAAAGCCTGCAGGTTGAAGTATTCAACCCTGGGCCTCAAGCGATGTTTCCGGTCGCATCCGAGTTAATCATGGGAAAGCGCGACGCTATACTGGTAGATACCCAGTTCTCTGCGGCAGATGCACAAAAATTGGTCAAGTTGGTCAAAGACTCCGGTAAACGACTAGTCACCATTTACATAAGCCATAGTGATCCAGACTATTATTTCGGTCTGGATGTGCTGCAGAAAGCCTTTCCCGATGCTCAAATCCTCGCCACCCCACAAACCGTTGCGCGGATTGAGGAAACATATGAAGGAAAATTGAAAGTCTGGGCACCGAAATTAGGCGCTAATGGCCCTAAACGCATCGTAATCCCCGAGCCTGTACAAGGCAGTACTTTAATGCTGGAAGATCAAACCATAAAAATTATGGATCTAGACGGACCTGAACCCTATCGTAGCTATCTGTGGCTACCTTCAATTAAAACAGTCTTGGGGGGTATTCCAGTTCATGGGGGAAGACACTTATTTATGGCCGATGCTCGCACACCTGAAGCGCAAGTCAATTGGCTAAAGACCTTAGATATCATCCGCGGTCTGGGTCCTGAAGTTGTAGTACCAGGGCATTTCATCCCCGGTGCACCGCAAGATTTACGCTCAGTGGATTTCACCTCAAACTATATCCGCACTTTTCAAGCAGAAGCAGCTAAAGCGAAAAATTCAACGGAGTTAATCTCCGTAATGAAGAATAAATTTCCCAACTTGGGCTCGGAAAACGTACTCGAACTGAGTGCAAAAGTGGTGACTGGCGAAATGAAGTGGTAA
- the nrdB gene encoding class Ia ribonucleoside-diphosphate reductase subunit beta: MAYSTFSQKPNNQLNEPMFFGQPVNIARYDQQKYDVFEKLIEKQLSFFWRPEEVDISQDRIDYQQLPEHERHIFISNLKYQTLLDSIQGRSPNVALLPLVSIPELETWIETWSFSETIHSRSYTHIIRNIVNNPSVVFDNIVNNEHIIKRASDIASYYDELINLSQQYNLLGAGKHIVNGKEIYVSLRELKKKLYLCLMAVNVLEAIRFYVSFACSFAFAERELMEGNAKIIKFIARDESLHLTGTQHILNIMRSGEDDPEMVEIAQETQEQCFDIFKQAALQEKEWADYLFKDGSMIGLNKDILCQYVEYITNLRMRAIGLPPAFEVSRKNPIPWINAWLSSDNVQVAPQEVDISSYLIGQIDSNMNTDELQQFEL, encoded by the coding sequence ATGGCATACAGTACTTTTAGTCAAAAACCGAATAATCAACTCAATGAACCAATGTTTTTTGGCCAGCCGGTAAATATTGCTCGTTACGATCAACAAAAATATGATGTATTCGAAAAATTGATTGAAAAGCAGTTGTCTTTTTTTTGGAGGCCAGAAGAAGTTGATATATCGCAAGATCGGATAGACTACCAGCAGTTGCCTGAACATGAGAGACACATATTTATCAGCAATTTGAAGTACCAGACATTGCTCGATTCAATTCAAGGGCGCAGTCCGAATGTTGCTTTATTACCTTTGGTTTCAATACCGGAGTTGGAAACCTGGATAGAAACATGGTCATTTTCCGAAACTATTCATTCGCGCTCATATACTCATATCATACGCAATATCGTAAATAATCCTTCTGTAGTGTTTGATAATATCGTTAATAATGAGCACATCATCAAAAGAGCCAGTGATATTGCATCGTATTACGATGAGCTAATTAACCTATCCCAACAATACAATTTATTAGGAGCAGGAAAACACATAGTTAATGGAAAGGAAATTTACGTTTCTTTGAGAGAGCTCAAGAAAAAACTTTATCTATGCCTGATGGCAGTAAATGTCCTGGAAGCTATCAGATTTTATGTTAGCTTTGCATGCTCATTTGCTTTTGCTGAACGGGAGCTAATGGAAGGTAATGCGAAAATCATCAAGTTCATAGCTAGGGATGAATCCTTGCACCTGACTGGCACCCAGCACATTCTGAACATTATGCGTAGCGGTGAAGATGACCCAGAGATGGTTGAAATTGCTCAGGAAACTCAAGAACAATGCTTCGATATTTTCAAACAAGCTGCCTTGCAAGAAAAGGAATGGGCTGATTACTTATTCAAAGATGGCTCCATGATCGGCCTTAATAAGGACATCCTTTGTCAATATGTCGAATACATTACAAACCTACGGATGCGAGCAATCGGACTCCCCCCTGCATTTGAAGTATCCAGAAAAAATCCGATTCCATGGATCAATGCTTGGTTATCTTCAGATAATGTTCAGGTGGCACCACAGGAAGTGGATATCAGCTCTTATTTAATTGGACAGATCGATTCGAACATGAACACTGACGAACTGCAACAGTTCGAACTGTGA
- a CDS encoding LysR family transcriptional regulator: MPDLFINPARVDFTTLRLFCEVAHAGSITKGAKRCHLALSAASRRISDFELASNATLLERTSQGVILTPAGHVALQHALRLTQGFELFSDELHEYSKGARGHVRLWANMSALVEFLPTALFAFLEQFPDIHVEVEEQLSGDIIRAVVDGVADIGIFAAGLPCHGLQVAPYRADQLVILTPNNHPLAERDRVDFRTCLEYDFIGLNRGSSLLDTISNASKKEGIALRLKIQVRSFDAMCEMIAANMGIGVLPLGVCARRLQAWNVKAIPITDRWANRRLLIATNSTREISSSAALLVDRLKSNATC; the protein is encoded by the coding sequence ATGCCCGATCTGTTTATCAATCCCGCACGAGTAGATTTTACGACCTTGAGGTTATTCTGTGAAGTTGCGCACGCTGGCAGCATTACCAAGGGAGCAAAGCGTTGCCATCTGGCTCTTTCTGCAGCCAGTCGGCGGATATCCGATTTTGAATTAGCTTCGAATGCTACTTTGCTTGAGCGAACGTCACAGGGAGTTATACTGACGCCGGCGGGCCATGTCGCTCTCCAGCATGCCTTGCGACTTACTCAGGGGTTTGAATTGTTCAGTGATGAACTGCATGAGTACTCCAAGGGGGCTCGTGGCCATGTTCGTCTTTGGGCAAACATGTCTGCTCTGGTAGAGTTTCTCCCAACAGCTTTATTTGCCTTCCTTGAGCAATTTCCCGATATTCACGTGGAGGTTGAGGAACAACTGTCAGGCGATATCATCAGAGCAGTTGTTGATGGCGTTGCTGACATTGGCATTTTTGCGGCCGGGTTGCCATGCCACGGGCTGCAAGTGGCTCCGTATCGCGCAGATCAGCTGGTAATATTGACGCCGAATAACCATCCGCTTGCAGAACGTGATCGTGTGGACTTTAGAACCTGCCTTGAGTATGATTTTATTGGTCTGAACCGAGGCAGCTCGTTATTGGATACCATTTCCAACGCATCAAAGAAAGAAGGCATCGCACTACGGCTTAAAATTCAGGTACGAAGTTTTGATGCTATGTGTGAAATGATTGCTGCAAATATGGGCATTGGCGTTTTGCCACTTGGTGTTTGCGCGCGCCGATTACAGGCTTGGAATGTAAAGGCTATTCCAATTACTGACCGATGGGCAAATAGACGACTACTGATTGCAACCAACTCCACACGAGAGATTTCTTCATCCGCAGCTTTACTTGTGGACAGATTAAAGAGCAACGCTACATGTTGA
- a CDS encoding SOS response-associated peptidase: MCGRYEFTGPIGKEFDFVQWPEVQPDLDIRPTNEAPVIMATGTSIYEVQLRHWGFIRYWPGKTGKLTKKNLINAMSESITKTRNFKKAFAERRCVIPLNAWFEWPEVPEINGGVKTKVRIFMPDRPTFGAAGIYEDTIDKETGEVTGFFSMLTVEPGQNSPIKSLHDRSPLVLPAHEYDAWLTGAPDLAESLLHPYETPGAFAYEVLR, translated from the coding sequence ATGTGTGGCCGATACGAATTCACTGGACCTATAGGTAAAGAGTTTGATTTTGTTCAATGGCCGGAAGTTCAGCCCGATTTGGACATTCGACCGACTAATGAAGCGCCAGTTATCATGGCAACTGGCACGAGTATCTATGAGGTTCAGCTCAGGCATTGGGGTTTCATTCGGTATTGGCCTGGCAAGACGGGAAAATTAACAAAGAAAAACCTTATAAATGCTATGTCCGAGTCAATAACAAAAACTAGAAATTTCAAAAAAGCATTTGCAGAAAGGCGTTGTGTTATTCCTTTAAATGCATGGTTTGAGTGGCCCGAAGTCCCAGAAATTAACGGTGGCGTTAAAACTAAGGTCCGAATTTTTATGCCAGACCGCCCTACTTTTGGTGCAGCCGGGATCTACGAGGACACCATAGATAAAGAAACAGGCGAAGTCACTGGTTTTTTTTCTATGCTCACTGTCGAGCCTGGCCAGAATTCCCCAATTAAATCGCTTCATGATCGGTCCCCCTTAGTGCTGCCAGCGCATGAGTACGATGCTTGGCTTACTGGTGCTCCTGACCTGGCAGAAAGCCTGCTTCATCCTTATGAGACTCCCGGAGCATTTGCTTATGAGGTATTACGATAA
- a CDS encoding Y-family DNA polymerase → MTYGLIDGNCFYCSCERVFRPFLKGKALISLSNNDGCVISRTDEAKAMGIKMGQPWFEIKHLEEKGLMALSSNFALYGDMSDRMMSVISRFSPRQEIYSIDESFADFSGITEDLSAYSQKIRAAVLRETGIPTCVGIGATKTLAKLANHIAKKQPSWSGVCDLTQLDRYQLADIMKNIEVGEVWGIGRRIAKRLNELGIYTVFDLARMKPEAARAEFSIVVGKTVQELRGISRIDLEEVADPKKQIISSRSFGLPMTDLAGLQSALSEFVAIACNKLRGQNSVAASMQIFIRTSPFDKGKQYGNSRLVTPPYPTADNLVFTKHALKALDAIWRPGFKYKKAGVMLMDISPADAVQGELFPVEPEHGKRAQLMVALDGINARYGRGSVKTGSIGFHDREHWYMRQERKSQGYTTNWDEVLIARA, encoded by the coding sequence ATGACCTATGGGCTGATTGACGGCAATTGCTTCTATTGCTCATGTGAGCGCGTGTTTAGGCCGTTCCTGAAAGGTAAAGCCCTTATCTCGCTGTCCAACAATGACGGCTGTGTCATCTCTCGGACGGACGAGGCCAAGGCAATGGGCATCAAAATGGGCCAGCCGTGGTTTGAGATCAAACACCTGGAAGAAAAGGGACTGATGGCACTTTCTTCCAATTTTGCGCTGTACGGCGACATGAGCGACCGCATGATGAGCGTTATCAGCCGATTTTCGCCCCGCCAGGAGATCTACAGCATAGACGAGAGCTTTGCTGATTTCTCCGGGATTACCGAGGATCTGAGCGCCTACAGCCAGAAAATCCGGGCTGCGGTCTTGCGCGAAACCGGGATTCCCACCTGTGTGGGCATCGGCGCCACCAAAACCCTGGCGAAACTGGCGAATCACATTGCCAAAAAGCAGCCGTCCTGGTCCGGGGTGTGTGACTTGACGCAGCTGGACCGATACCAGCTGGCCGACATTATGAAAAATATCGAAGTCGGTGAAGTCTGGGGCATCGGCAGGCGCATTGCCAAAAGGCTAAACGAGCTGGGCATTTATACGGTTTTTGACCTGGCCCGCATGAAACCCGAAGCAGCCAGAGCCGAATTTTCCATTGTGGTGGGTAAGACCGTGCAAGAGCTGCGCGGGATCTCGCGCATCGATCTGGAAGAAGTGGCCGACCCTAAAAAGCAGATAATCTCGTCACGTTCCTTTGGTTTGCCAATGACTGACCTGGCCGGGTTGCAAAGCGCCCTGTCTGAGTTTGTCGCCATCGCCTGCAACAAACTGCGCGGGCAAAATTCGGTGGCCGCCAGTATGCAGATATTCATTCGCACTAGCCCCTTTGACAAAGGCAAGCAGTATGGCAATAGCCGCCTGGTCACCCCGCCCTATCCGACAGCTGACAACCTGGTGTTTACCAAACATGCACTTAAGGCGCTTGACGCAATCTGGCGGCCAGGATTCAAATATAAAAAGGCGGGCGTCATGCTGATGGACATATCGCCTGCCGATGCGGTCCAGGGTGAGCTGTTTCCCGTGGAACCAGAGCATGGTAAGCGGGCGCAGCTGATGGTGGCCCTGGACGGCATCAATGCTCGATATGGCCGAGGATCCGTTAAAACAGGAAGTATCGGGTTTCACGACCGGGAGCATTGGTATATGCGCCAGGAGCGCAAGAGTCAGGGATATACAACGAACTGGGACGAAGTGCTGATAGCTAGAGCCTAA
- a CDS encoding phage integrase family protein produces the protein MASVKELLPVRKIGLHHIAFYRAFFENTLNLADIADQYLETGRNLVDARHTLILVQDALLVIGARKGKTPEQLALLKLPASVRKSVTETQKMLDRLRGIKMHIAEQVLSLDPAEAAAPISFEDFIATFDPDNVLGQEEQLSFYYAEVGGSLSSATEEATREDRERLSLVPEREDDNLSEAQKALQALHVKNLERRLAIINALASELTSNPTLDDPVAGWFHPKVANKLIRAQLDTLGKLVDFANEYGWWWFRHVKGLGQVTAVKLTTWLSQHEHFFEKQIYQHVLKKTNVLPGILIKRVDSPALAPVDLAASTDSTITVEGSHQIEPLEALRLPGQLDGQQGSNRAPRQNNRLSANNDYEAIHEWLALYKTHTYQSYRKEAERLLLWGLFNMQKPLSSLTTADLVLFRDFLCNPQPASLWVAWRKYPRTHEKWRPFVNPNPPPDEAAALSVDPGQAVEIKGSMSRESIAHTLTVLGGLMEFLTSQHYLLSNPFKGLPKLASNRSMRVNHRINRRLWQRIQDRLDQVPVADTVAYRTVFAIRFFYLTGLRLSELCAVKMGDFHVQENDEGNLAWFLSIKGKGARFRDVYLVKPALNLLQQYLATLRLESDPRLNELDLPLIGYKKWKDEDRKREERVARFPIYHTVIYADIKRILGKIAEEIEMNAPFDAQALREITPHWLRHTFASMLVKTTPLAQVRDMLGHASIHTTSLYLGTEKEEGEGAMERAFGAN, from the coding sequence ATGGCCAGCGTCAAAGAACTGCTGCCGGTGCGCAAGATCGGCCTGCACCACATTGCGTTTTACCGGGCCTTTTTTGAAAACACCCTCAATCTGGCCGATATTGCTGATCAGTATCTGGAGACAGGCCGTAATCTGGTCGATGCGCGCCATACCCTGATTCTGGTTCAGGATGCGCTACTGGTCATCGGCGCTCGCAAAGGCAAAACTCCTGAACAGCTGGCCCTCTTAAAACTGCCGGCCAGTGTGCGCAAAAGCGTCACCGAGACGCAAAAAATGCTCGATAGGCTACGGGGGATAAAAATGCACATCGCCGAACAGGTGCTTTCACTGGATCCGGCCGAGGCGGCAGCACCCATCTCATTTGAGGACTTTATTGCCACGTTTGACCCGGACAATGTGCTGGGACAAGAAGAGCAGTTGTCGTTTTATTATGCCGAAGTCGGCGGCAGTCTCAGCTCGGCCACCGAGGAGGCGACACGCGAAGACCGCGAACGCCTGTCCCTGGTACCTGAGCGCGAAGACGACAACCTGTCTGAGGCGCAAAAAGCGCTGCAGGCGCTGCATGTTAAAAATCTCGAACGGCGGCTGGCCATTATCAATGCCTTGGCCAGTGAATTGACCTCGAATCCCACATTGGATGATCCGGTGGCGGGATGGTTTCATCCCAAAGTAGCCAACAAATTGATTCGAGCCCAGCTCGATACGCTCGGAAAATTGGTGGATTTTGCGAACGAATACGGCTGGTGGTGGTTCAGACATGTAAAGGGGCTAGGACAAGTGACGGCGGTCAAATTGACCACCTGGTTAAGCCAACACGAGCATTTTTTTGAAAAGCAGATCTATCAGCATGTTCTCAAAAAGACCAACGTACTGCCCGGCATCCTCATAAAACGGGTAGATTCTCCCGCCTTGGCGCCAGTAGACCTGGCTGCCTCTACTGATTCAACCATCACTGTCGAGGGCAGCCATCAGATTGAGCCGCTCGAAGCATTACGCCTACCTGGTCAGCTCGATGGTCAGCAAGGCAGCAACCGTGCACCGCGGCAAAACAACCGATTGTCTGCCAACAATGATTATGAAGCCATTCATGAATGGCTGGCGCTCTATAAAACCCATACGTATCAGTCCTATCGTAAGGAGGCCGAACGGCTCTTGTTGTGGGGTTTGTTTAATATGCAAAAGCCGCTATCTTCATTGACAACGGCGGATCTGGTGCTCTTCCGAGACTTTTTATGCAATCCGCAACCGGCCAGCCTGTGGGTGGCGTGGCGTAAATATCCACGTACCCATGAAAAATGGCGGCCCTTTGTGAACCCCAATCCACCGCCTGATGAGGCAGCAGCCCTGAGTGTAGATCCGGGCCAGGCGGTCGAGATAAAGGGTTCGATGAGTCGGGAGAGTATTGCGCATACGCTGACAGTGCTGGGAGGATTGATGGAATTTTTAACGAGCCAACACTATCTGCTGTCCAACCCTTTTAAAGGGCTACCGAAACTGGCTTCAAATCGGAGTATGCGCGTCAATCACCGGATTAATCGGCGGCTGTGGCAACGGATTCAGGATCGGTTGGATCAGGTCCCGGTAGCCGATACGGTGGCGTATCGCACGGTGTTTGCGATTCGATTCTTTTATTTGACAGGCTTAAGGTTGTCCGAGTTGTGTGCGGTCAAGATGGGCGATTTCCATGTTCAGGAAAACGATGAAGGCAATCTGGCTTGGTTTTTGTCAATCAAGGGAAAAGGGGCACGGTTCCGAGACGTGTATCTGGTAAAACCTGCTTTGAATCTATTACAACAATATCTAGCAACTCTGAGACTAGAGTCAGACCCAAGGTTAAATGAGTTGGATCTACCACTCATTGGGTACAAAAAATGGAAAGACGAGGATCGGAAGCGGGAAGAGCGGGTCGCGAGATTCCCTATTTACCATACGGTGATATATGCGGATATTAAGCGGATCTTAGGAAAAATAGCCGAAGAGATTGAAATGAACGCGCCATTTGATGCGCAGGCTTTGAGAGAGATTACCCCGCATTGGTTGCGTCATACCTTTGCCTCGATGCTTGTGAAGACCACACCCCTGGCTCAGGTGAGAGACATGTTGGGACATGCTAGTATTCACACAACCAGTTTATATTTAGGCACCGAGAAAGAAGAAGGAGAGGGAGCAATGGAACGGGCCTTTGGTGCAAACTGA
- a CDS encoding SH3 domain-containing protein yields the protein MSKKTINSFDDQLIAAWEKSSFALREMKNVNAITAQLTSQTDFTTHIKEILSSKLPMAANVDRLMQSHPDLYSKLQEFGDPEHKFAKYYFDLLVTTGLRQSKSLKSFYDALPTYKHVDFIDSVHVDNNGDVSIGSDTVSLTSFDKELETLPSAESESNQEAYQKFITWFNTLSKGAQFVLLLVIQYWMSVIANVTTPLHKDWVSKFIGIDNRVAKKEILNEVREFYRPLEVENYRFVSASTLNVRASNSDRSEVIDILNFGKSIIFIEKNKSWSLIKYVDPDGNIKQGWVFSRYLHKLVK from the coding sequence ATGAGCAAAAAAACAATTAATAGTTTCGATGACCAGTTAATAGCTGCATGGGAAAAGAGTTCATTTGCATTGCGGGAAATGAAAAACGTGAATGCAATCACAGCACAACTTACTTCGCAGACTGATTTTACAACGCATATTAAAGAGATCCTTAGCTCTAAGCTACCCATGGCTGCCAATGTTGATAGGCTTATGCAGTCACACCCCGATTTATATTCGAAGCTTCAAGAGTTTGGAGACCCCGAGCATAAATTTGCAAAATATTATTTCGATCTCTTAGTTACCACCGGATTGAGACAAAGCAAAAGTCTAAAATCTTTCTATGATGCCTTACCAACATATAAACATGTTGATTTTATCGACAGTGTTCACGTCGATAATAATGGCGATGTATCCATCGGCAGTGATACGGTTTCTTTGACTAGTTTTGATAAAGAACTAGAGACACTTCCAAGCGCAGAGTCTGAAAGTAATCAAGAAGCGTACCAAAAATTTATAACATGGTTTAATACGCTAAGCAAAGGTGCGCAGTTCGTTCTTCTTTTAGTTATTCAATATTGGATGTCAGTTATTGCTAATGTAACAACCCCATTGCACAAGGACTGGGTATCTAAATTCATTGGCATAGACAATCGCGTTGCAAAAAAAGAAATCCTTAATGAAGTGCGAGAATTTTACCGTCCATTGGAAGTTGAAAATTATCGCTTTGTAAGTGCTTCAACCTTGAATGTTCGTGCTTCGAATAGTGATCGATCGGAAGTAATCGATATTTTGAATTTTGGTAAAAGCATTATTTTTATTGAGAAAAATAAAAGTTGGTCGCTGATTAAGTACGTCGATCCTGATGGTAATATTAAACAGGGTTGGGTATTTAGCAGATATTTACATAAACTAGTGAAGTAA
- a CDS encoding ParA family protein, with protein sequence MLMGQKGGVGKPTLSINVAYALADQGTK encoded by the coding sequence ATGTTGATGGGCCAAAAGGGTGGCGTTGGTAAACCCACTCTAAGCATAAATGTAGCCTATGCATTAGCTGACCAAGGTACAAAGTAA
- a CDS encoding replication initiator protein A translates to MDDYSNMGKEYSQSFWEEIEQLENIGMEEVSQIISENMSVSLPEKLLLRRIKARDDSIKGETEKKHLLPERHQDGDFFIADGIDLPYVRDDIASMEYPIFALKAGDTRTLRFDHNNVKTVITASAEYGRATIFDKDVWIYCVSKLMQAKFKNLPISRNIRFSTYDFLISTNRQTGGSQYEQFKQSLERLSGTRISTEIETGGLRQADFVGLIDNARVIEEDIQGRTVAVEITLPNWLYRSVEHNEVLAISKDYFRLRKPIDRRIYEIARKHCGNKPEWKISLELLHKKTGITDVLRNFRVAINSLAKADVLPDYHVKFEKESDSVIFSNRDPDIGAKVMLKRANLFN, encoded by the coding sequence ATGGACGATTATAGCAATATGGGTAAGGAATACAGCCAATCTTTTTGGGAAGAAATCGAGCAGCTAGAAAATATAGGCATGGAAGAAGTTAGCCAGATTATTAGCGAGAATATGTCTGTTTCCCTTCCTGAAAAATTGCTTCTTAGAAGAATAAAAGCTCGGGATGATTCTATAAAAGGAGAAACGGAAAAAAAGCATCTGTTGCCGGAGCGGCACCAAGACGGTGACTTTTTTATTGCTGATGGTATCGATTTACCCTATGTCAGGGATGATATAGCGAGCATGGAGTACCCTATTTTCGCTTTAAAGGCTGGTGATACAAGAACCTTGCGGTTTGATCACAATAATGTCAAAACTGTGATTACAGCAAGTGCAGAATACGGCCGAGCAACTATTTTTGATAAAGATGTTTGGATTTACTGCGTTTCCAAGCTCATGCAGGCTAAGTTTAAAAATCTACCGATTAGCCGCAATATTCGGTTTTCAACCTATGACTTCCTTATTTCCACGAACCGACAAACAGGCGGGAGCCAGTACGAACAGTTTAAGCAAAGCCTGGAACGTCTTTCTGGCACTCGGATCTCAACAGAAATTGAAACTGGCGGTTTAAGACAGGCCGATTTTGTAGGGCTAATTGATAATGCCAGGGTGATAGAAGAAGACATTCAAGGTAGAACAGTAGCTGTTGAAATCACCCTTCCCAATTGGCTCTATCGCTCCGTTGAGCATAATGAAGTATTAGCAATCTCCAAGGATTATTTTCGGCTCCGAAAGCCCATCGACCGTAGAATTTATGAAATTGCCCGTAAACATTGCGGCAATAAGCCCGAGTGGAAAATATCACTTGAATTGCTTCACAAAAAAACTGGAATTACCGATGTTTTACGTAATTTCAGGGTCGCTATAAATTCCCTTGCCAAGGCTGATGTATTACCCGATTACCACGTCAAATTTGAAAAAGAGAGTGATAGCGTAATTTTCAGCAATAGAGACCCTGACATTGGTGCAAAGGTCATGCTCAAACGGGCGAACTTATTCAATTAA